A DNA window from Anoplolepis gracilipes chromosome 13, ASM4749672v1, whole genome shotgun sequence contains the following coding sequences:
- the LOC140672733 gene encoding uncharacterized protein F54H12.2-like — MDDLLESKGNAALVRRARYIHGERALDLIGHLHCDVFNQDKFLINGVEVHLRLVRSKDSFCLMESNSLSKIHILDASLLVRRAKISAGVLLAHARMLSKVTAKYPLTRVEVKTFTIHSGVMAESIDNAILGQLPKRIIVGFVNNKAFNDIHFLNEGNSISREDYFKRYTLFAFDLTPDLSANCAGHWNLVKHGSLRLEVRFERALAETINCIVYAEFDNVIEIDASRQVIVDFSG; from the exons ATGGACGATCTATTGGAATCAAAAGGCAACGCCGCGCTCGTGAGACGAGCTCGATACATTCACGGAGAACGAGCGCTAGATCTTATAGGACATCTTCATTGCGACGTTTTCAATcaagacaaatttttaattaacggcGTAGAAGTACACTTACGACTCGTACGCTCGAAAGATTCATTTTGTCTCATGGAAAGTAACAGTTTAtcgaaaattcatatattggATGCTAGCTTACTTGTGAGAAGAGCGAAAATAAGCGCCGGGGTGTTACTCGCACACGCTAGAATGTTGAGTAAAGTTACTGCCAAGTATCCACTTACGAGAGTCGAGGTTAAAACTTTTACGATTCATAGCGGGGTAATGGCGGAATCAATAGATAATGCAATATTAGGTCAACTACCGAAACGAATAATAGTCGGTTTCGTCAATAATAAAGCATTTAATG ATATCCATTTTTTGAATGAAGGAAATTCTATAAGTAGAGAGGATTATTTCAAGAGATATACGTTATTTGCTTTTGACCTTACACCCGATTTGTCCGCTAATTGTGCCGGCCATTGGAATCTTGTGAAACATGGAAGTTTGCGATTAGAAGTGCGATTCGAGAGAGCTCTCGCCGAGACCATTAACTGTATTGTTTACGCAGAGTTCGATAATGTGATAGAAATCGACGCGTCGCGTCAAGTCATCGTCGATTTTTCCGGCTAG